A genomic region of Leptolyngbya sp. NIES-2104 contains the following coding sequences:
- a CDS encoding GNAT family N-acetyltransferase, whose product MFEIRPAIPADVPAIFSLIQALAEYEKLADQVTGSIDDLHSHLFGSKPLVHSIVAVIENKPIAFALFFYNYSTFLTKPGIYLEDLFVLPQYRGQGIGKALLTRLAEIAVEQDCGRLEWSVLDWNDMAIGFYKRMGATVLPDWRICRVTGVALTQMAAQQS is encoded by the coding sequence ATGTTTGAAATTCGTCCAGCAATCCCCGCCGATGTTCCGGCAATTTTCTCTCTCATCCAAGCCTTAGCAGAATACGAAAAACTCGCTGATCAAGTCACAGGCTCGATCGACGATCTCCATTCCCATCTTTTCGGTTCCAAACCACTCGTTCATTCGATCGTGGCGGTCATCGAAAATAAACCGATCGCTTTTGCACTATTTTTTTACAACTATTCAACATTCCTCACAAAGCCCGGAATCTATCTAGAAGACCTCTTTGTTTTACCCCAATATCGAGGACAAGGAATCGGAAAAGCCCTCTTGACTCGATTAGCTGAAATCGCCGTAGAGCAAGACTGCGGGCGATTAGAATGGAGCGTATTGGACTGGAACGACATGGCGATCGGCTTTTACAAACGAATGGGTGCAACGGTGCTTCCTGACTGGCGAATCTGTCGTGTGACCGGAGTTGCTCTGACTCAGATGGCAGCGCAGCAATCCTAA